GGTTCGTTCTGGCCGGCGTGTGGCTGGCCATCGGCCATCTGCTGGCTGCCGTGGCCAACTTCGTGACCATCATCGGTATTCCCTTTGCCCTGCAGCACCTCAAACTGGCCGGTCTGGCCCTGGCCCCCATTGGCAAGACCGTCATCGACAAACGCTACTAAGCCCCGGGACCCCCATGCAGTATATCCTCCTGGCCCTGGCCCTGACCGCCGGTATGTTCATGCCCGTCCAGGCCGGCATCAACTCCAAGTTGGCCGGCGTGCTGGACGGGGCGATCCCGGCTGCCTTCGTGTCGTTCCTGGTCGGCACCCTGGCCCTGGCCGCCATTTTGGCCGTCATGGGCCAGGGCGTGCCGTTCGCCTCGGCCTATAAAGCCTCACCCTGGTGGTACTGGGTTGGCGGCACCATGGGAGCCTTTTTCGTCACAGCCACCGTGATTCTGGCCCCACGCATCGGCGGCGGGGCCATGATTGCCCTGACCCTGGCCGGGCAGGTGGCGGCCTCCATGGCGCTCGATCACTTCGGCCTGCTCGGCTTTCCGCACATCGCCTTTGACGGCAAACGCCTGGCCGGCTCCATCCTGCTTTTGGCCGGCGTCTACCTGATCCGTTTTTAAACGAACCCGGCACTCCGACCTCCCCTTTCGGTCCCGCTTCGGGACCGATGGCCAGTCGGTGGGCGTTTTTTCGGGGCGAGGCCGGCGCGCAAGCGTCAGCCTCGCCCCGAAAAAAAAGCGTCCCGTCTGCACAAGCCACCACAACCTCCCCATCTCCCGTCCACCCGACCGTCCTCCAGCCTCCACCGTTGGGGGGGCCGGGGGCTTGACGCCCCCGGCGGGGCGTGGGGCAGCGCCCCACTCTTGTCTCTTCGTTCTTCTCCCCCCTCTGGCATCACCCCCGCGCCCGGCGCACGGTGACGGATTCGCCGCCGATGCCCCAGTTATCGCACTCGACTTCCTCGATGATCACCACCGTGGTCTGGGGATTTTTACCCATAACGTCGCGCAGCAGGTTGGTGACGCCCTCGATGAGTCTGGCTTTCTGTTCGGTGGTGGCTCCGTCGCGGGTGATCTTGATATTGACGAACGGCATGGGATGCTCCTTTTATGCGGCCGGGCCGAAGGTTTGGGC
The nucleotide sequence above comes from Desulfovibrio sp. TomC. Encoded proteins:
- a CDS encoding DMT family transporter; its protein translation is MQYILLALALTAGMFMPVQAGINSKLAGVLDGAIPAAFVSFLVGTLALAAILAVMGQGVPFASAYKASPWWYWVGGTMGAFFVTATVILAPRIGGGAMIALTLAGQVAASMALDHFGLLGFPHIAFDGKRLAGSILLLAGVYLIRF
- a CDS encoding 2-hydroxymuconate tautomerase family protein, which translates into the protein MPFVNIKITRDGATTEQKARLIEGVTNLLRDVMGKNPQTTVVIIEEVECDNWGIGGESVTVRRARG